A window of candidate division KSB1 bacterium contains these coding sequences:
- a CDS encoding STAS domain-containing protein: MEVSVSELESKILVKIIGAVRLIDSESLKNPFEKILDESEKDVIVDLMKCPVMSSLGIGKIIFLNHRLEKQSRTMEIIGIHEHLLALFTSMKLHMVLKIRGN; encoded by the coding sequence CAGAATTAGAATCTAAAATCCTTGTAAAAATAATCGGTGCTGTTAGGCTGATAGATTCAGAATCTCTCAAGAATCCTTTTGAGAAGATCCTTGACGAATCCGAAAAGGATGTCATTGTTGATTTGATGAAATGTCCCGTTATGTCAAGTTTAGGTATAGGCAAGATTATTTTTTTGAACCATCGATTAGAAAAACAAAGTCGTACGATGGAAATAATCGGAATTCATGAACATTTGCTGGCATTATTCACATCTATGAAATTGCATATGGTCCTCAAAATTCGAGGAAATTAA
- a CDS encoding nuclear transport factor 2 family protein: protein MKILTFISFLCVFTFASSIAAKQSGDDEKAVSAVLDNLHDAASKADYKRYFNNYSTHAIFFGTDITERWTIDEFKTYTKARFEKGSGWTYKKTSRYIYFSADKKTAWFDELLMNENYGECRGTGVLILENNAWKVVQYHLTIPIPNALAREVVAMIKKQKEE from the coding sequence ATGAAAATACTTACTTTTATTTCCTTTTTGTGTGTTTTTACATTTGCTTCATCGATAGCAGCTAAACAATCCGGGGATGATGAAAAAGCCGTTTCGGCAGTTTTAGACAATTTGCATGATGCTGCTTCGAAGGCCGATTACAAAAGATATTTTAACAATTATTCGACCCATGCGATCTTCTTTGGAACGGATATAACCGAACGATGGACTATCGACGAGTTCAAAACCTATACTAAAGCAAGATTTGAAAAGGGAAGCGGATGGACTTATAAGAAAACATCCCGGTATATCTATTTTTCAGCAGATAAAAAAACTGCCTGGTTCGATGAGTTATTAATGAATGAGAATTATGGCGAATGCAGAGGGACTGGGGTTCTGATTTTGGAAAATAATGCGTGGAAAGTAGTTCAATATCATTTAACTATTCCGATTCCTAATGCATTGGCGAGGGAAGTAGTTGCCATGATAAAGAAGCAAAAGGAAGAGTGA